TGGAATCGCAATGGTCGGTTCATCAGCTCCTCATTAGTTCACACGATCCATCGGGTGAGTGTTCAAGATGCCGGCAAGTATACCTGCATTGCGGACAACGGTCTTGGAAAGACCGGAGAACAGGAGCTCATCCTGGATATCCTGTATCCACCCATGGTCGTGATAGAGTCCAAGACGCGAGAGGCCGAAGAGGGCGATACAGTGACCATTCGCTGCAATGTCACAGCCAATCCTGCACCCGTGACCATTGAGTGGCTCAAGGAGAACAGTCCCGACTTCCGCTACAATGGCGACGTACTGACCCTAACTTCCGTGCGAGCCGATCATGCCGGAAACTACATCTGCCGTGCCGTGAACATAATGCAGAGCCAGGGAATGGAGCGCAGTGAACGAGTGGGTAACTCCACGGTGGCCCTGCTAGTTCGCCATCGACCAGGACAGGCTTACATTACACCCAATAAGCCCGTGGTTCATGTGGGTAATGGTGTCACCTTGACCTGCTCCGCTAATCCGCCAGGCTGGCCAGTGCCCCAGTACAGATGGTTCAGGGATATGGATGGAGAGTTCTCCAGCACGCAGAAAATCCTTGCACAAGGCCCTCAGTACTCGATACCCAAAGCTCACTTGGGTAACGAGGGTAAATACCATTGTCATGCTGTAAATGAACTGGGCATCGGAATGATGGCCACCATTGTCCTGGAGATCCACCAGCCTCCGCAGTTCTTGGCCAAGCTACAGCAGCATATGACTCGCAGAGTGGCCGATACGGATTATACGGTCACGTGCAGTGCCAAGGGAAAGCCAGCACCCAGTGTTAAATGGCTGAAGGACGCAGTGGAAATCCTGCCCGAGGAAAATCTCTACGAAGTGCAGACCAATCCCGATCAGGGCCTCAACGGCATGGTCACGGTTCAGAGTCAACTTAAGTTCCGAGGAAAGGCCAGACCGAATGGAAAcgctttagtgcctggagatCGTGGCTTGTACACCTGCTTGTATCAGAACGAGGTCAACTCGGCCAACTCGTCCATGCAACTGAGGATCGAACATGAGCCCATTGTACTCCATCAGTATAACAAGGTGGCCTTTGATATCAGGGAGACAGCCGAGGTGGTTTGCAAGGTTCAGGCCTATCCCAAGCCCGAGTTCCAATGGCAGTTTGGCAATAATCCATCGCCCCTGACCATGTCCTCCGATGGTCACTACGAGATTAGTACCACCACCGATAACAACGACATCTATACGTCCGTGCTCAAGATCAACTCGCTGACTCATTCGGATTACGGAGAATACACCTGCCGGGTGGCCAACACCCTGGATACGATTCGAGCTCCCATTAGACTGCAGCAGAAAGGACCCCCAGAGAAACCAACAAATCTGCGAGCCACCGAGGTGGGTCACAATTACGTATCACTGAGCTGGGATCCCGGATTCGATGGAGGTCTGAGCAAGACCAAGTTCTTTGTTAGCTATCGCCGTGTGGCCATGCCAAGGGAAGAACAATTGATACCGGATTGCGCCACTTTGGCCAACTCGAATTCGGCTTGGGTGGAAGTCGATTGCCAGCGGGATATTCCCTGCAAGGTGACAGCCCTGGAGCAACACCAGAGTTATGCCTTTAAGGTCAAGGCTCTGAATCCCAAGAGCGATTCACCGTACTCGAGTGAAATCATGGTGACGACAAAGGTCAGCAGGATTCCGCCACCATTGCAGGTGACCTATGAGCCGAATACTCGAACTCTCGGCATCGATGTGGGGGCCACGTGCTTGAACCTGGTGGCCGTTGTGGAGTCCATGGTGAATGCAGATTCTCCGATGGCCGCCTGGGAGGTGGTGACCACCATGGATAACCTGCAGCTGTCCGGAAATGGACCCACCCACAAGGAGAAGATCATCGACAGAATAATTGGAGCGCGGCGAGTTGGCGGAGGACGTGCTCTGGGGCACACCATCAGCGAGGACGAGGATGACAATGGTTTGAACTCGCTGGCCCTCGAGGACGAAAACAGTCCCACTGTGCGGGTCAAATTGTGTCTGAGGACCAATCCAGAGCACTGCGGCGATTACACGGACGCAGAAAGTGAGTACAAAAAGAGAGCATTTCACTATAGTAAGTTAATCTTTGAATCGAAACAATCACAACAAAGACTCGCAGTTAAAAATTGAGATTCTTGAAATGAGGAATGCGCTGAAGTGAAGTGGGTGGAAAATGAATAGAGTATTTTAACGAAAATAACGAGAATTGGCTTGCTGGCTGGAAACTCCCGCCGATGCTGATGATTTCCATTATATGCAAAGCCATTACGAGCAATTGCACCACTTGAATGACCGGCTGCCGGCGGACCATCAATCACTCATCCCGTCAGTGGTCTCTCCACTCCTTGCCACCCATCTTTTAAACCATCTATCCAACCATCCACCAAGCAACCAACCATTCATCCATCCACTTCAGCTCCTCGCGATGCATTTTTCATGGCTTCATTTCAACCCGCACTCGATTACAGAGCCAAAAACtggaatgaaattaaaaatttgacTTGGAAATAGCACGATTGAAGAGtttaatacatatttaaaaaaaaatatttagttttcaaaATATTCTAAAGGATATGTTGATAATATTATCCACTAATCCCCACTCTTTTTTTTACCCCGATAGTTGGCAGGCCGTATATAGCGGAGGCTAATGccctggccacgcccactctcaTTGCGATAATCGTGTCCTGCGTGGTCTTTGCCCTCTTCGCTGGCCTAATCCTGATGTTCTGCCGCTGCAAGCGCAATCAATCGAAGAAGAGCGCCGCCGCCAAAGATTACGAGATGGACTCGGTGCGTCCTTCGATTGTGGCCGCTCAGCAAAACCAGGCGCCACCACCCTACTACCCCGCCTCTGGGCTGGACAACAAGGCATTGGAACACTCAATGGATCTCGCCCTCAGCATGGAGGATCAGAAAACGGCACTATACGCCACCCAGAATGGATATAGCTATCATCCGGGAAGTGGGGTGGTGGGCGTTGGCATGGGCGGCGGCGTTGTGGGAGTGGGTGTTGGCGGCAGCGTGGTCAGCGGAATGGGCGGCGGAGTGGGCGGAATCGGAGGCAGTGGCGTCGGCGTCAATGGAATACCTGGACTCAGCGCACACACGATGCCCGGAAATGAATGTGAgtacaaaaaaacaaacaaacttaATAATTCATATTATGTAGACAATGTAGCTATAGAATATAGGAAAATACTGGAAGGTTTCATGACAGTTCTTTTCGGATGTTATGTGGACTAGATACGATCGGGATTTTTCAAACCCCTTTAATACCTTTGTAAAACTTTAAGTGTTACCCACGTGCAGGTGTCAAACACAAAACTAAAAGATCGAAAACCAATGTGAGAAATACTTCCGGTTGGTACGTGTCCTTAGGGTCCCTTTTTTATCCAAAGGTATTGGGGCACTCACCTCCGTTTGGTTTGCGGTGATTTTTCATTGTCCACACAAATACGTACACTTCCGCACAAAATGAAATCCGTGCTGACGTTTAAAAGGAACATTTTCGGAGTGGAATGATGGGGTATCCGGAGGGGGATTTCCACGGCTATTTTTTTCTCGAAATTATGCTGCCCCTGAAAACGGGCTGAAATGGAAAAGTGCGAAATGGAGTTGAGTGCAAATCGATGGCGGCGAGAGCATTCATCAAGCGCGGTTTGTGTTCTGTCAGCCACCTTGGCCCCTTCTACGCACCtggaaaagcggggaaaagCACTTTCCACTTCCGTTGTAAATTTGTTGAAACAGCAATTTTTTCTAAACGCTTCAACATTTGCTGCCACGTTTTTTCGCATACTGTTTGTTGTTGGTCCGCAGCATTTTGTAATACACTTTCCATTTTGCAATTGTAGCTGTCGTCCATTCATCGTGACGTCCTTTCCGCTCACTTGTCCTCCCATTTTTGTGGAGTCCCTTCGAGTGGGAGAATCCCCCTGTTTCTTTTCACCGTGACTCTTGTACTCGGTTTGAATGCGTAAAACTGGACTGAAGCTTTTCGTtcggaaaaagaaaaaacctcCCTCGTTTTCCCCTCAGCGGTTTTACACAATTCATTATTAATTGTGCTGGTTTTCGTTTACTTCCTTTTTTTGCCCACACACATTTTTAGCGTGCAGATTGTAACCTTTCACATGGggaggtaaaaaaaaaaaacggaaggCACTTTCTAATaatgtaaaaattaaaaattctttttcCAACCACACAGATAGGAGAAAAAATCTTCTTTAACTGGACGGTGTAAGCATTAATTTgcttttacatattttaagcCTCCAAATAGCAGCAATTTGCTTTGCCAATTTCGTGTTTCAATTGTTTTCGAAggccaattaaaattttaaggCGCTTAGACTGGGGACTGGGGGACTGACTCACTTAGGTGCCATTAAGGGGTTAAGGGGGCTGCcacttaattgcatttaaaaacgATTGTGGGAGAATGGAAGGAGAAGGAGTTGCAGTAACAGCTAATTTGCCAAGTGAAAGTGGCATGAATAATAAAGGGTTGCAAGTGCACGAAACGAAAAAGGAGCCACAGTGTCGGAAAACTCCCTTTTCCCCACTTCCCTATgcaccccctccccctcccccctcccaACGATGCATTGTGAGCGCTAATTGCCGCTTAAGGAGCAGAGCAGCCACAAGCGAAGAGCCAAAACACACGGCTCCCAACCAAAATGTCCTTTGCCCGATGCAGATGCTCACCCCGCGTCCAGCTTTTTTGCACTGCAGCAAAAGTAACTTAATTGTTTTTCACTTACAAGTATATCAACAAAATATTACTAATATTAATGTGGCAAATGTACACCAGAAGTTTCATGGGGTTTTTATTCACATTTAAAGGCGCTGGAAAATGTGAttctattaatttttctgCGTGTAAGAACCCCTTCATTTTACACTTTGTCTACGACTGAGAGTTCTGTCGGTTCATTGTTGTAGTTGCCTGCACTTTTCGGGCTCGTTAACAGCCGCCCAATTCAGGTCCTTTGGCGTGCCGCCCCTTTTTCGAACCGCCTGCCCCTTTACCTCTTGGCCACAATCGCTTTCGACCTAGGCCAAAAACCTAATGAACTTTGCATGTAAACCGGCGacggcaataaaaacaatcaaGCGAAAGTTCAGCCAATGAAACAAGCGGGGCAAAGGGGTCATCTGGAGTTTTGGAATGGCATACAAGTGTAGctgaaatttaaaaagtaatGTATCTCAGTAATTGTGTTGCTTGTATTATTAGAATTTCTTAAACTTATTCACCGGCTTAAGTTATGCCAGTCAGACTTGCTGCAAAGTTTCATGCACTCTGCAGATAAAGAATCACAAGTCATGGTCTCTGGGCtatgtacaatacatatatacatatttgtatttacatctgtatgtacatttaaatATGGAATACGCCCACGGCTAGACGACGGCTAGGACATGTTCCTGCAAATAAATGCGCAACAAAACAAGCAGCTGGAATttagaaaaccaaataaatgcaaacaaatgtcGCCACACACACTGAAGAGGCAACCAACCGTCGAAAATAGAGAGAaggtaaaataaaaatgaaaatacgaACAAAATAGCTGgagaaaagttaaaaaaaaagaaaaaaaaaacagaacagtAGAAAAGAATCCCGCGCTCGGCAAATTTATgcgctaaataaataaagccatGAACCCGCGCGTCGGGCCAACAAATGTCTGCCATGTTTTAGTTGGTTTTGGTTTAGTTTAGTTCGTTTGGGATTCCGCTGGTTGGGGGGTATTTTCAATGCAATTCTGGGGGCTCGGATTTCGCTGTTCCATGctgttcagttcagttcagttcagttcaggtCTTCAGTATTCTGGGCCTAACATGCGGCCCCACAAAGCAAATAGCCGCAAAATAGTTTTGCGCGCACCAAAAACGTAGCccaaaataagagaaaaagaGGATCTATACAAGTTTCTGCACAAGTtctaagaaatatattttaaaatataaacaaaagatTACAAATTGAGTTTGGAAATCAATTCTAGAAAGTGAGGATAGCACATAACTACATTACACaagaaatgcatttctttcagtgcatgCCTAATGCCAAGTTTTAGGCCAGCATTTTGCTGCCTTTGTTCCACCCCATTctctcatctttttttttgcagtgatTGCCTCTCGAACATGTTTGTCTTGTGTTCAGTTGTAGTGAAGGGTTAACGCGATGGGTTCAAGGGGGGTCATCGGCAGCCTTGGCACAGCTGACTGAATGAATGACCAACTAACCAAGCTACCAACCATCCAACCAACTGGGCAGCCAACCGACCCCAGCtaaaccaaaacaaaccaaaatcCGACCGCATACAAGCAACTTTTCGAAGACACCATCCATCTATGAGTTCCAATTTGCtggcattttttatttttttttttttgcagctggcCAAACTAATTGGCTTAAAACTAAAGACCCTTGGGGCAGTGCAAAGACGTTGGCTTTAAATTATTACTGAAAAACTCATCAATACCCTTGACCTCTCGCTGGCTGGTTTTTATCAACTCGCTTTCTGGGCTGGAAATTCTGTCATGCTCAGCTGGTCAGGAACAACAAGGCGAATTCCGGGGAGAGTTGCGCTAACAAACTTATTTTACTTTCCCTTCCACGCCTCCACAGGCTTTTCATTCATTATCCTGGGGagggaaacaaaaaaaatctgaGAAACTGAAGCTGTTGCAGCGCAGCGAGtcaaactttttggccaactcgaGGCGCACAAAAGGAGCTGGCCGGAATGGAGCGGATGGAGCGGCGGAAAAGTGCAACACGGCAAGTGCAGGAACTCGGCACTAGTGCGCTGCCTTTCCCACTGCCACTTTCCCCGGTTTTCCCGCCGCTTTTCCGCGCCCGTTTTACCCTCAAAATACGACCCTTGTTGTGCCTGCTACATTTAAGCGCATTTAGGGCAAATGCCAAGCAACCTCCGACTCTCAACTCTCGAATCTCGGAGTCTGCAAGTCGCGTCGCTAATTAAAAGTGCAACAAGGAAAAGGTCACCAGGGGCTGTTGAGGTCGTAGGGAAAACATAGCAGCTGCATGGGAAAATCTTCTATAAAACTCAACCAAAAATAGGTTGCACAAATTCTAATATAATGTCCTTAAGCAACGTTTGAATGcgaatattatttaatttaaagatcgtcatatattaaattaatatatattaagtGCTTGTCCaagtttttctcagtgcatggTGAGAAACCTAGATAAGGAGCAAGCTGGTGCTATTAACACCCCAAAAACAGCGAACTGGGCTCGAGTTCAGTTCGaatgagttgagttgagttttgGATGCAATGGGTTAAGTTGGACCCTCCAAGTGACTGGCAGCAAAAGTGAGGCACCAGAAGTTAGCCCCATCCTTAACCCTTGTGGTTCCCGAGCCATGGCCTGCTATTTAGTTAACCGTTAATGGCATTTGAAACTGTTTTTATTGTGCGTCTGCTGGCGGTGGTAGTGCTGCTCTGCTGTTTCT
The sequence above is a segment of the Drosophila melanogaster chromosome 2L genome. Coding sequences within it:
- the ed gene encoding echinoid, isoform C; the protein is MRRKTTTKGTAIVNSRSARRAATTICNFFLIALVALSSTTLADESIDTRENADLTLKCRFNDKYEANDFSFFWTRWTANPAQFDNVAIGEVQLSSGYRLDFQPERGIYDLQIKNVSYNRDNGRFECRIKAKGTGADVHQEFHNLTVLTPPHPPVISPGNIAVATEDKPMELTCSSIGGSPDPTITWYREGSNTPLPATVLKGGTKDQPTNATLSIIPRREDDGAKYKCVVRNRAMNEGKRLEATATLNVNYYPRVEVGPENPLRVERDRTAKLECNVDAKPKVPNVRWNRNGRFISSSLVHTIHRVSVQDAGKYTCIADNGLGKTGEQELILDILYPPMVVIESKTREAEEGDTVTIRCNVTANPAPVTIEWLKENSPDFRYNGDVLTLTSVRADHAGNYICRAVNIMQSQGMERSERVGNSTVALLVRHRPGQAYITPNKPVVHVGNGVTLTCSANPPGWPVPQYRWFRDMDGEFSSTQKILAQGPQYSIPKAHLGNEGKYHCHAVNELGIGMMATIVLEIHQPPQFLAKLQQHMTRRVADTDYTVTCSAKGKPAPSVKWLKDAVEILPEENLYEVQTNPDQGLNGMVTVQSQLKFRGKARPNGNALVPGDRGLYTCLYQNEVNSANSSMQLRIEHEPIVLHQYNKVAFDIRETAEVVCKVQAYPKPEFQWQFGNNPSPLTMSSDGHYEISTTTDNNDIYTSVLKINSLTHSDYGEYTCRVANTLDTIRAPIRLQQKGPPEKPTNLRATEVGHNYVSLSWDPGFDGGLSKTKFFVSYRRVAMPREEQLIPDCATLANSNSAWVEVDCQRDIPCKVTALEQHQSYAFKVKALNPKSDSPYSSEIMVTTKVSRIPPPLQVTYEPNTRTLGIDVGATCLNLVAVVESMVNADSPMAAWEVVTTMDNLQLSGNGPTHKEKIIDRIIGARRVGGGRALGHTISEDEDDNGLNSLALEDENSPTVRVKLCLRTNPEHCGDYTDAEIGRPYIAEANALATPTLIAIIVSCVVFALFAGLILMFCRCKRNQSKKSAAAKDYEMDSVRPSIVAAQQNQAPPPYYPASGLDNKALEHSMDLALSMEDQKTALYATQNGYSYHPGSGVVGVGMGGGVVGVGVGGSVVSGMGGGVGGIGGSGVGVNGIPGLSAHTMPGNEWVNMGYMENNYSNSNNGGSVNSQDSLWQVKMSAAAVGNQQGMVQAPMNQYVEQQPAYGYDPLTHGGYGAVDDYAPYPHLTATPSQVGDEYHNLRNSQNPSRQDYCSDPYASVQKPKKRVDQHLADIIQDVTL
- the ed gene encoding echinoid, isoform A, which produces MRRKTTTKGTAIVNSRSARRAATTICNFFLIALVALSSTTLADESIDTRENADLTLKCRFNDKYEANDFSFFWTRWTANPAQFDNVAIGEVQLSSGYRLDFQPERGIYDLQIKNVSYNRDNGRFECRIKAKGTGADVHQEFHNLTVLTPPHPPVISPGNIAVATEDKPMELTCSSIGGSPDPTITWYREGSNTPLPATVLKGGTKDQPTNATLSIIPRREDDGAKYKCVVRNRAMNEGKRLEATATLNVNYYPRVEVGPENPLRVERDRTAKLECNVDAKPKVPNVRWNRNGRFISSSLVHTIHRVSVQDAGKYTCIADNGLGKTGEQELILDILYPPMVVIESKTREAEEGDTVTIRCNVTANPAPVTIEWLKENSPDFRYNGDVLTLTSVRADHAGNYICRAVNIMQSQGMERSERVGNSTVALLVRHRPGQAYITPNKPVVHVGNGVTLTCSANPPGWPVPQYRWFRDMDGEFSSTQKILAQGPQYSIPKAHLGNEGKYHCHAVNELGIGMMATIVLEIHQPPQFLAKLQQHMTRRVADTDYTVTCSAKGKPAPSVKWLKDAVEILPEENLYEVQTNPDQGLNGMVTVQSQLKFRGKARPNGNALVPGDRGLYTCLYQNEVNSANSSMQLRIEHEPIVLHQYNKVAFDIRETAEVVCKVQAYPKPEFQWQFGNNPSPLTMSSDGHYEISTTTDNNDIYTSVLKINSLTHSDYGEYTCRVANTLDTIRAPIRLQQKGPPEKPTNLRATEVGHNYVSLSWDPGFDGGLSKTKFFVSYRRVAMPREEQLIPDCATLANSNSAWVEVDCQRDIPCKVTALEQHQSYAFKVKALNPKSDSPYSSEIMVTTKVSRIPPPLQVTYEPNTRTLGIDVGATCLNLVAVVESMVNADSPMAAWEVVTTMDNLQLSGNGPTHKEKIIDRIIGARRVGGGRALGHTISEDEDDNGLNSLALEDENSPTVRVKLCLRTNPEHCGDYTDAEIGRPYIAEANALATPTLIAIIVSCVVFALFAGLILMFCRCKRNQSKKSAAAKDYEMDSVRPSIVAAQQNQAPPPYYPASGLDNKALEHSMDLALSMEDQKTALYATQNGYSYHPGSGVVGVGMGGGVVGVGVGGSVVSGMGGGVGGIGGSGVGVNGIPGLSAHTMPGNEWVNMGYMENNYSNSNNGGSVNSQDSLWQVKMSAAAVGNQQGMVQAPMNQYVEQQPAYGYDPLTHGGYGAVDDYAPYPHLTATPSQVGDEYHNLRNSQNPSRQDYCSDPYASVQKPKKRVDQHLDSPYHDVSGLPNPYNMEHLEQDEVLPPQQHMSLSYDDSFEGEYSTTPNARNRRVIREIIV